One genomic segment of Candidatus Kryptonium sp. includes these proteins:
- a CDS encoding ferredoxin family protein, with translation MAYIIAEPCVGVCDTACVQVCPVNCIYGPEGYDITNEEHLKEMREKKMQLYIHPQECIDCGACQPECPVEAIFPEAEVPEKWQQYIRINYERFGL, from the coding sequence ATGGCGTACATTATTGCTGAACCCTGCGTCGGTGTCTGTGACACCGCCTGCGTCCAAGTTTGTCCTGTCAATTGTATCTACGGTCCAGAAGGTTATGATATTACGAATGAAGAGCATTTGAAAGAGATGCGTGAAAAGAAGATGCAGCTTTATATCCATCCACAAGAATGCATTGATTGCGGTGCTTGCCAACCAGAATGTCCAGTTGAAGCAATCTTCCCAGAAGCTGAGGTCCCAGAAAAATGGCAACAGTATATACGAATTAATTACGAAAGATTTGGACTGTAA
- a CDS encoding spermidine/putrescine ABC transporter substrate-binding protein, whose product MKDKILFVGFLLIFSLALSSCAKNEKVVNIYIWSDYLPQDVIDEFEKTTGIKINLDTYDSNEVLLEKLQTGVSQYDVVMPSDYMAQILIHQNLLQEIDKSKIPNIKNINPRFLNLEYDPQNRFTIPFFWGTTGFAYRKDKLGNLPESWKVLFDEKYKDKILMLDDMRECFAVALKLLGHSINENDTAILIKAKELLMQQKNLVKQYNSSGFDQAILSADVWIAHGWSGQLVKASEYDSNIVYVLPREGGTLWIDNLAIPKSAKNIENAHVFINFLLKPEVSARVSEFSGYATVNDSAKKLIDPKYLTNKRYPDEETLKNFELMKDLGPVTKLLDRFWTEIKSR is encoded by the coding sequence ATGAAGGATAAAATTTTATTTGTGGGATTTTTGCTAATTTTTTCGCTTGCCCTTTCATCTTGTGCAAAAAATGAAAAGGTGGTCAACATCTATATTTGGTCGGATTATCTACCGCAAGATGTTATAGATGAATTTGAAAAGACAACAGGAATTAAAATCAATCTTGACACTTACGATTCAAACGAGGTGTTGCTTGAAAAACTACAAACTGGCGTCAGCCAGTATGATGTCGTCATGCCATCCGATTACATGGCTCAAATACTCATTCATCAAAATCTTTTACAAGAAATAGACAAAAGCAAAATACCAAACATAAAAAATATAAATCCACGATTTTTAAATCTTGAATACGATCCACAGAACAGGTTCACAATTCCATTTTTCTGGGGGACAACTGGCTTTGCGTATAGAAAAGATAAACTTGGTAATCTGCCAGAGTCGTGGAAGGTCCTTTTTGATGAAAAATATAAAGATAAAATTTTAATGCTTGATGATATGCGTGAGTGCTTCGCAGTTGCGTTAAAACTTCTTGGACATTCAATCAATGAGAATGATACGGCAATTCTTATAAAAGCGAAAGAACTTTTAATGCAACAGAAAAATTTAGTTAAACAATACAATAGCTCTGGCTTTGATCAAGCGATTTTATCAGCCGATGTATGGATCGCTCACGGATGGAGTGGGCAACTTGTTAAGGCTTCGGAATATGACTCAAATATAGTCTATGTTCTTCCAAGAGAAGGCGGAACATTATGGATTGATAACCTCGCAATTCCAAAATCAGCAAAAAACATTGAAAACGCACATGTCTTTATCAACTTCCTTCTCAAGCCAGAGGTCAGCGCAAGAGTAAGTGAATTTTCTGGCTATGCTACCGTGAATGATTCAGCAAAAAAACTTATTGATCCAAAATATCTAACAAATAAAAGATATCCTGATGAAGAAACTCTAAAAAATTTTGAGTTGATGAAAGACCTCGGCCCTGTTACAAAACTTCTTGATAGGTTTTGGACAGAAATAAAATCGCGGTAA
- a CDS encoding ABC transporter permease, protein MKIYTLSVYAFLYLPIFVLIVLSFNKSKWTTIWEGFTFQWYVNLFNNKVLLNSLKNSLLIAFASTLISTIFGTLGAVGLKKLDFKLKESFKILIYLPIIIPEIVLAGALLSFFGFIKITLGFTTVIIAHIVFSISYVVLIVLARLQNIEKEIEESALDLGANEFEVFKRVTLPLLFPAIVSSSLIVFTLSIDDYLITSFVAGVGSTTLPLQIYSMLKTNVTPEINAISTIILITTTTAIILSQKLLMSK, encoded by the coding sequence ATGAAAATTTACACATTAAGCGTTTATGCTTTTCTATATCTCCCAATTTTTGTTTTGATCGTTTTATCGTTCAACAAATCAAAGTGGACGACGATCTGGGAGGGTTTCACATTTCAGTGGTATGTGAATCTATTCAATAACAAGGTTTTACTCAATTCCTTGAAAAATAGTTTGCTTATTGCTTTTGCATCAACTTTGATTTCAACCATATTTGGGACGCTTGGAGCTGTTGGATTGAAAAAACTTGACTTCAAATTGAAGGAAAGTTTTAAAATCTTGATTTATCTTCCGATCATAATTCCTGAAATTGTCCTTGCTGGAGCATTGCTAAGCTTTTTTGGCTTCATAAAGATCACGCTTGGATTCACGACCGTCATAATTGCTCATATTGTTTTCAGCATTTCGTATGTCGTTTTGATCGTCTTAGCAAGATTACAAAACATTGAAAAGGAAATTGAGGAATCGGCGCTTGATCTCGGGGCAAACGAATTTGAAGTTTTCAAGAGAGTCACACTTCCGCTTCTTTTTCCTGCGATAGTTTCATCTTCCCTCATCGTATTTACGCTCTCAATTGATGATTATCTTATCACATCTTTCGTTGCTGGTGTTGGCTCAACAACATTGCCACTTCAAATTTACTCAATGTTAAAAACAAATGTGACACCGGAGATAAACGCAATCTCAACGATCATATTAATAACCACTACTACAGCGATAATTTTATCACAAAAATTGCTGATGTCAAAATGA
- a CDS encoding divalent-cation tolerance protein CutA — protein MTNYIVVLITTPNVIEARKISKTLVEEKLAACCNIIERVNSIYFWQNKIEDDFESLIIIKTKKDVFPELVKRVKEMHKYTVPEIIALPIIDGSESYLNWIDETVKQTEKEK, from the coding sequence ATGACAAATTACATCGTCGTCCTTATAACCACACCAAATGTGATAGAAGCGCGAAAGATATCAAAAACACTCGTTGAAGAAAAACTTGCCGCTTGCTGTAATATCATAGAAAGAGTAAATTCAATTTACTTTTGGCAAAACAAAATTGAAGACGACTTTGAATCACTTATTATCATCAAAACGAAAAAGGATGTCTTCCCGGAACTTGTAAAGCGAGTAAAAGAAATGCACAAATATACTGTCCCTGAAATCATAGCGCTTCCAATTATTGATGGCTCTGAGTCATATCTCAACTGGATTGATGAAACAGTAAAACAGACCGAAAAAGAAAAGTGA